One window of Spirulina subsalsa PCC 9445 genomic DNA carries:
- a CDS encoding RNA-guided endonuclease InsQ/TnpB family protein, whose protein sequence is MLNLTYNYKIIPTKEQTEKIELNLTVCQSVWNYALVQRKLWYNSRSCQVNACSIRSEYIVAPFEYPNYPTQSANLTQAKKTNDFLKSGNAQAMQQTLRKLERAFNDMKSKGLGFPRFKRNMKSFNLVSSRIEVNGNKLKMPLLGEVKFVKSRDIPEGFKIKQVQVIKKASGYYVNLAIELDVNIPTPIPHGHALGIDVGIQSMLATSDGLTLPRPKFLDKARRKIKLLQRRLKNKDKGSNKWQKLQHRIALLYEAVANRRKDYHFKLAHQLCDGVGMVFVEDINFTAWSRGLFCKQSLDMGLGQFFTILEYVCSQTDTYFAKVNPDYTSQVCPECGTHTGKKELSQRVHSCSECGYTVDRDVAASIIVKQRGLTAVGAPVVKQPSNGVLSGTSV, encoded by the coding sequence GTGCTTAACCTTACTTACAACTATAAGATAATTCCAACCAAAGAGCAGACAGAGAAGATCGAATTAAATTTAACTGTCTGCCAATCTGTTTGGAACTATGCTTTGGTTCAAAGAAAGCTTTGGTATAACAGTCGTAGTTGTCAGGTCAACGCTTGCTCTATTCGTTCAGAATATATTGTTGCTCCCTTTGAATATCCTAACTACCCTACTCAATCTGCCAATTTAACCCAAGCTAAAAAGACTAACGATTTCCTTAAGTCTGGTAATGCCCAAGCGATGCAGCAAACATTGCGGAAATTAGAGCGGGCGTTTAACGACATGAAAAGCAAGGGACTAGGTTTTCCTCGCTTCAAAAGGAACATGAAGTCTTTTAATTTAGTTAGTAGCAGAATTGAAGTCAATGGTAACAAGCTAAAGATGCCTCTATTGGGGGAAGTTAAGTTTGTCAAGTCACGGGATATTCCAGAGGGTTTTAAGATCAAACAAGTTCAAGTAATCAAGAAAGCATCGGGTTACTATGTCAACTTAGCAATTGAGCTTGATGTTAATATCCCAACCCCAATACCTCATGGTCACGCTTTGGGGATTGATGTTGGGATTCAAAGTATGCTGGCAACTTCCGATGGTTTGACTCTTCCTAGGCCGAAGTTTTTAGATAAAGCACGGCGTAAGATTAAATTACTACAAAGAAGGCTTAAAAATAAAGACAAAGGGTCCAATAAATGGCAGAAACTACAGCATCGGATCGCTCTATTATATGAAGCTGTAGCCAACAGAAGAAAGGATTACCACTTCAAGTTAGCCCATCAACTCTGTGATGGAGTCGGGATGGTATTTGTTGAAGATATTAACTTCACAGCTTGGAGTAGAGGACTATTCTGTAAGCAGTCTCTAGATATGGGTTTAGGTCAATTCTTTACTATTTTGGAATATGTTTGTTCTCAAACGGATACATATTTTGCCAAGGTAAATCCAGACTATACCTCTCAAGTTTGTCCTGAATGTGGAACCCATACAGGGAAGAAAGAACTCTCTCAAAGGGTTCACTCTTGCTCTGAATGTGGCTACACCGTGGATCGGGATGTTGCTGCTTCAATAATAGTAAAACAGCGTGGATTAACTGCGGTCGGTGCGCCCGTGGTCAAACAGCCCAGTAATGGCGTTCTGTCGGGGACTTCGGTCTAG